A stretch of the Argentina anserina chromosome 6, drPotAnse1.1, whole genome shotgun sequence genome encodes the following:
- the LOC126797775 gene encoding protein BUD31 homolog 1, translating into MPKVKTSRVTYPEGWELIEPTLRELQAKMREAENDTHDGKRKCETLWPIFKISHQKSRYIFDLYHRRKEISKELYEFCLDQGYADRNLIAKWKKPGYERLCCLRCMQPRDHNFATTCVCRVPKHLREEKVIECVHCGCRGCASGD; encoded by the exons ATGCCGAAAGTTAAGACTAGTCGAGTTACCTACCCAGAAGGTTGGGAACTAATTGAGCCCACTCTTCGTGAACTGCAAGCAAAAATGAGAGAAGCTGAGAATGACACTCATGATGGTAAAAGGAAATGTGAGACCTTGTGGCCTATCTTCAAGATATCGCATCAAAAGAGTCGCTACATATTTGATCTTTACCATCGTAGAAAAGAAATTTCCAAGGAGTTATATGAGTTCTGCCTGGACCAAGGTTATGCAGACCGCAATCTCATTGCAAAGTGGAAGAAG CCGGGTTATGAACGGCTCTGCTGTTTAAGGTGCATGCAGCCTCGGGATCACAATTTTGCAACTACATGTGTCTGCCGTGTGCCCAAGCATTTGAGGGAGGAGAAGGTTATTGAGTGTGTGCATTGTGGCTGCAGGGGCTGTGCCAGCGGAGATTGA